Proteins encoded within one genomic window of Formosa agariphila KMM 3901:
- a CDS encoding 6-phosphofructokinase codes for MEKSIAIICGGGPAPGINTVISTVAKTFMKDGYKVIGVHHGYQGLLSEEPEVKVFDFHHADRIFSRGGSTLIMSRFKPKDSDFKSDFFKKNNVKLLVTIGGDDTASTANRLTKFLQTEQLDVKHVHVPKTIDNDLPLPDRNPTFGFHTAKDEGVRIGNTVYEDARTSENWFVMSAMGRSAGHLAFGIASACHFQMMIIPEMFNKTKITFEKLINMIVSSIVKCKLEGVEYGVALVSEGVFHFMDEEEIINSGINFTYDDHGHPELGNVSKSHIFNYLLQVKLKEIGLVVKSRPVELGYELRCCNPIAFDLTLCSLLGIGVKKLFDQGISGCIVSANSKGDITPLYLKDFEDENGKIPPRLVDINSDMAQLFIDNLFYIKEKDYEKAKQYLPNPEAYDFKKILNWN; via the coding sequence ATGGAAAAATCAATAGCAATTATTTGTGGCGGAGGGCCCGCACCTGGAATAAATACTGTAATAAGTACAGTAGCCAAAACTTTTATGAAAGATGGCTATAAGGTAATAGGCGTACATCATGGATATCAAGGATTGCTTTCTGAAGAACCTGAAGTAAAGGTTTTCGACTTTCATCATGCCGATCGTATTTTTAGTCGTGGCGGGTCTACTTTAATTATGAGTAGGTTTAAACCAAAAGACAGTGATTTTAAATCAGATTTTTTTAAGAAAAATAATGTAAAATTATTAGTTACTATTGGCGGAGACGATACCGCGTCTACCGCCAATAGATTAACTAAATTTCTTCAAACAGAACAATTAGATGTTAAGCATGTACATGTGCCAAAAACTATAGATAACGATTTGCCTTTACCTGATAGAAATCCAACATTCGGATTTCATACAGCTAAAGACGAAGGCGTTAGAATAGGGAATACGGTATACGAAGATGCGAGAACGAGTGAAAACTGGTTCGTGATGTCTGCTATGGGACGTTCTGCTGGACACTTAGCTTTCGGGATAGCATCGGCATGTCATTTTCAAATGATGATTATTCCAGAAATGTTTAACAAAACAAAGATTACGTTCGAGAAGCTTATTAATATGATAGTGTCTTCTATAGTGAAATGTAAACTAGAAGGTGTTGAATATGGTGTGGCTTTAGTGAGTGAAGGTGTGTTCCATTTTATGGATGAAGAAGAAATTATAAATTCTGGAATTAATTTTACTTACGACGATCATGGTCATCCCGAATTAGGGAATGTGAGTAAATCTCATATTTTCAACTATCTGTTACAAGTGAAGTTGAAAGAGATTGGTTTAGTAGTAAAATCAAGGCCAGTAGAGCTTGGTTACGAATTAAGATGTTGTAATCCTATAGCATTCGATTTAACACTGTGTTCTTTATTAGGAATAGGTGTTAAGAAGTTGTTCGATCAAGGTATTTCTGGTTGTATCGTTAGCGCAAATTCAAAGGGTGATATTACACCATTGTATTTAAAGGACTTTGAAGATGAAAACGGAAAGATACCACCAAGATTAGTCGATATCAATTCAGATATGGCTCAGCTTTTTATAGACAATCTATTCTATATTAAAGAGAAAGATTACGAAAAAGCAAAACAATATTTACCAAATCCAGAAGCATACGATTTCAAGAAAATCTTAAACTGGAATTAA
- a CDS encoding bifunctional 4-hydroxy-2-oxoglutarate aldolase/2-dehydro-3-deoxy-phosphogluconate aldolase — MAQFSRLEVAQAMKDTGMIPLFFHNDIELSKKVLKACYDGGARLMEFTARGDFAHEVFGELTKYAIAELPGMIMGVGSVTDGAAASLYMALGANFIVTPVLREDIAIACNRKKVLWSPGCGTLTEITRAEELGCEIVKLFPGDIYGPQFVKGIKGPQPWTSVMPTGGVSPTEENLKGWFDAGVTCVGMGSQLISKKIIADKDYAKLEQDVKNALAIVKAVRK; from the coding sequence ATGGCACAATTTTCAAGATTAGAAGTAGCTCAAGCAATGAAAGATACAGGGATGATTCCTTTATTTTTTCATAACGATATTGAGTTAAGTAAAAAAGTTTTAAAAGCTTGTTACGATGGTGGAGCAAGATTAATGGAATTCACAGCTCGTGGAGATTTCGCTCACGAAGTTTTTGGAGAATTAACTAAATATGCTATTGCTGAATTACCAGGAATGATTATGGGTGTTGGTTCTGTAACAGATGGTGCTGCGGCTTCTTTATACATGGCATTAGGTGCAAACTTTATTGTAACTCCAGTATTAAGAGAAGATATCGCAATTGCATGTAACCGTAAAAAAGTATTATGGTCTCCTGGATGTGGTACATTAACAGAAATTACTAGAGCAGAAGAATTAGGATGTGAAATCGTAAAATTATTCCCTGGTGATATCTACGGACCTCAATTTGTAAAAGGAATAAAAGGCCCACAACCTTGGACAAGTGTTATGCCAACTGGTGGTGTTTCTCCAACAGAGGAAAACTTAAAAGGATGGTTTGATGCAGGTGTAACTTGTGTTGGTATGGGATCTCAATTAATCTCTAAAAAGATTATTGCAGATAAAGACTATGCAAAATTAGAGCAAGATGTAAAAAATGCTTTAGCAATTGTAAAAGCAGTAAGAAAATAA
- a CDS encoding sulfatase-like hydrolase/transferase, producing MKIYTTLIRRKITVNQAKRALVLLLAFMSPLQYFTLAQEQPNIIFLMTDDQRWDNMGCYGKPEFNTPNIDKLAEEGVIFDRAYYAVAICMPSRVTMMTGRFNSNHKVGFVAPQDYTLSQSDFQKSYPAILKNAGYRTGFIGKFGFTVTEKPTRPSMPKDRDYKKYMGNVFDFFAGSDSYDRKDFVIWPENDQELHDIYKLGRENSGRTKRTGEAMLRFIDTQPKEQPFCLSVSFYAVKHDNNKDVYMPDFKQFKEKEMSVPENWVAGENENLPEVVQENARGVYLHKQRSSTPELYQKLVRRFATQGYSVDEQVGLLMAKLKDNGMLENTIIIYTSDNGRFQGSHGLFDKCLLYEESVKAPLIVYDGRVDNSKQGFREDALISSVDMAPTILSLAGFKAPESMQGQDFSGILNKTQDKSQWRDAVFMEDLFLVDMFKERYEDNVDDINAKLIQSNKSYRSHGIRTDRFKYIVYYEHSPKIEELYDLEKDPLEQNNLANNPEFSKILVQLRQQTENMYQAALN from the coding sequence ATGAAAATATATACCACTTTAATACGACGTAAAATTACAGTTAACCAAGCTAAACGAGCTCTTGTTCTCTTGCTCGCTTTTATGAGTCCATTACAATACTTCACATTGGCTCAAGAACAACCAAATATCATTTTTTTAATGACAGATGATCAGAGATGGGACAATATGGGATGTTATGGCAAACCAGAATTTAATACACCTAATATTGATAAGTTGGCAGAAGAAGGTGTGATTTTCGATAGAGCCTATTATGCAGTAGCCATTTGTATGCCTAGTCGTGTAACGATGATGACAGGACGTTTTAATTCAAATCATAAGGTTGGTTTTGTGGCGCCTCAAGACTATACCTTGTCACAATCAGATTTTCAAAAGAGTTATCCGGCTATTCTTAAAAATGCAGGATATAGAACAGGTTTTATAGGGAAATTTGGTTTCACTGTTACAGAAAAACCTACCCGGCCTAGCATGCCAAAAGACCGTGATTATAAAAAGTACATGGGCAACGTTTTCGATTTTTTTGCAGGTAGCGATTCTTACGATAGAAAGGATTTTGTAATCTGGCCAGAAAACGATCAAGAACTGCATGATATATATAAATTGGGACGTGAAAATTCAGGACGAACAAAACGTACTGGAGAAGCAATGTTACGTTTTATAGATACCCAGCCAAAAGAACAACCGTTTTGTTTGTCTGTTAGTTTTTACGCCGTAAAGCACGATAATAATAAAGATGTGTACATGCCAGATTTCAAGCAATTTAAGGAAAAAGAGATGTCTGTACCTGAGAATTGGGTAGCAGGTGAAAATGAAAATTTACCAGAAGTTGTTCAAGAAAATGCGCGTGGCGTTTATCTTCATAAGCAAAGATCTTCAACACCAGAATTGTATCAGAAATTGGTGCGTCGTTTTGCAACACAAGGTTATAGTGTAGATGAACAAGTAGGGCTTTTAATGGCAAAACTTAAAGACAACGGTATGCTAGAAAATACAATTATTATTTATACAAGTGATAATGGACGTTTTCAAGGCTCACACGGACTTTTCGATAAGTGTTTATTGTATGAAGAATCTGTAAAAGCTCCACTAATTGTTTATGATGGAAGAGTAGATAATAGTAAACAAGGTTTTCGAGAAGATGCTCTTATTTCGTCTGTAGATATGGCTCCAACAATTCTGTCTTTAGCCGGTTTTAAAGCGCCTGAGAGTATGCAAGGACAAGATTTTAGTGGTATTTTAAATAAAACACAAGATAAGTCTCAGTGGCGAGATGCAGTATTTATGGAAGACCTTTTTCTTGTGGACATGTTTAAAGAACGTTATGAAGACAATGTAGATGATATTAATGCCAAGTTAATTCAATCTAATAAATCGTATCGTAGTCACGGTATAAGAACCGATCGTTTTAAGTATATCGTGTATTATGAGCATAGTCCTAAAATTGAAGAGTTATACGATTTAGAAAAAGATCCGTTAGAGCAAAATAATTTAGCAAACAATCCTGAGTTTTCTAAAATTTTGGTTCAATTAAGACAACAAACAGAAAACATGTATCAAGCTGCACTCAATTAG
- a CDS encoding TRAP transporter substrate-binding protein: MKQFFTIISTCMLTIFLVGCGQISDTRVIKLAHGLDIKHSVHLAMLKMGEDLKEISGGKMELEIYPNQQLGTERECLELIQIGSLDMTKVSSGVMENFSPEMKVFGLPFLFRDRDHIFNVLDGPIGKQLLDGGTQYWLKGLGYYDAGSRSFYTKDNPIESPEDLAGLKIRVMESVTAIEMVKSLGGSPTPISWGELYTSLQQGVVDGAENNPPSFYLSRHYEVCKYYALDEHTSLPDVIVVGTHLWDRLSEEEREWMQAAVNRSVVYQRKLWAEAEAEALEEVQKAGVKIIRPDKTLFSDQVQEVYDQYKDNPAMYSLIQNIKDTQ, encoded by the coding sequence ATGAAACAATTTTTTACTATAATTTCGACCTGTATGCTTACTATATTTTTAGTAGGGTGTGGTCAGATTTCTGATACTCGAGTTATTAAGTTAGCTCACGGATTAGACATTAAACATTCGGTACACTTAGCCATGTTGAAAATGGGTGAGGACTTAAAAGAGATATCTGGTGGAAAAATGGAATTGGAAATTTATCCGAACCAACAATTAGGTACAGAACGCGAATGCTTAGAACTCATTCAGATAGGAAGTTTAGACATGACTAAGGTTTCGTCTGGAGTTATGGAAAATTTTTCTCCGGAAATGAAAGTCTTCGGATTGCCATTTTTATTTAGAGATCGCGACCATATTTTTAATGTATTAGACGGTCCAATAGGGAAACAATTGTTAGACGGTGGTACACAATATTGGTTAAAAGGTCTAGGGTATTACGATGCTGGTAGTCGTAGTTTCTATACCAAAGACAATCCAATAGAATCTCCAGAAGATTTGGCAGGTTTAAAAATTCGTGTTATGGAAAGTGTAACGGCTATCGAAATGGTTAAAAGTTTAGGAGGTTCGCCTACACCAATATCATGGGGAGAATTATATACATCTTTACAACAAGGTGTTGTAGATGGTGCAGAAAATAATCCACCAAGTTTTTATTTATCTCGTCATTACGAAGTTTGTAAATACTATGCTTTAGACGAGCATACGTCTTTACCAGATGTAATTGTTGTTGGAACCCATTTATGGGATAGATTATCTGAAGAAGAGCGCGAATGGATGCAAGCTGCAGTAAATAGATCTGTAGTCTATCAGCGAAAATTATGGGCAGAAGCAGAAGCAGAAGCTTTAGAAGAAGTACAAAAAGCAGGTGTGAAAATTATAAGACCAGATAAAACATTGTTCTCGGATCAGGTGCAAGAGGTTTACGATCAATATAAAGATAATCCTGCAATGTATAGCTTAATACAAAACATTAAAGACACCCAATAA
- a CDS encoding TRAP transporter small permease encodes MAFRNTVDSILGKALVTIMAIMVVNVLWQVFTRFIMGTPSSFTDELARYLMVWLGILGAAYVSGKNMHVAIDVLPQRFSAKTQKQLQLFVYGLIILFAFAAMVVGGFRLVYITYVLDQHSPSLQIPLAAVYAVIPLSGLLIIYYKISDIIKIKA; translated from the coding sequence ATGGCATTTAGAAATACAGTAGATTCTATTCTAGGAAAAGCTCTTGTCACTATAATGGCTATTATGGTGGTTAATGTACTTTGGCAAGTATTTACAAGATTTATAATGGGAACGCCAAGTTCTTTCACCGACGAGTTAGCAAGATATTTAATGGTTTGGTTAGGGATACTAGGCGCTGCTTATGTGTCTGGGAAAAATATGCACGTAGCCATAGATGTTTTGCCACAGCGTTTCAGTGCTAAAACACAAAAGCAATTACAACTTTTTGTATACGGTTTAATTATTTTATTTGCCTTTGCGGCAATGGTTGTTGGCGGATTTAGATTAGTGTATATCACTTATGTTTTAGATCAGCATTCACCATCTTTACAAATCCCTTTAGCAGCGGTTTATGCTGTTATTCCACTTAGTGGACTTCTTATTATCTATTATAAAATTTCTGATATTATTAAAATAAAAGCATAA
- a CDS encoding TRAP transporter large permease yields MEYIPVLVLVLSFVALLAIGTPVAWSIAISSVLTMLVSIPALPAFTTVSQRMGTGLDSFALLAIPFFVLSGQLMNKGGIAHRLIAFAKTLVGSLPGGLALINVIGAMLMGAIAGSAMASASAMGSILGPEMEKEGYSKEFGAAVNITSSTTGLIIPPSNVLIVYSLASGGVSIAALFLAGYIPGILTGLLLMIVASFWAKKKNYKRGERSSLRQVFKTFIDAVPSLFLLVVVIGGIVTGIFTATEASAIAVLYTMVLGFIYKEITFKNLPEILLESSITTAIVMLLIGASMTMSWVMSYENIPQDISSALLGVSDNPIIILLIINLLLLFVGIFMDMTPAVLIFTPIFLPVVTKLGMDPVQFGIIMVLNLCIGLCTPPVGSVLFVGVGVAKTTIQKVIKPLIPLFLAMIFALFLVTFFPELTLWLPRLFDL; encoded by the coding sequence ATGGAATATATACCTGTACTCGTTTTAGTTCTTAGTTTTGTAGCCTTATTGGCTATAGGTACACCAGTTGCATGGAGTATTGCTATATCGTCTGTGTTAACCATGCTGGTTAGTATTCCTGCCTTACCTGCCTTTACAACCGTGTCTCAACGTATGGGAACGGGGTTAGACAGTTTTGCCTTACTCGCCATACCATTTTTTGTGCTCTCAGGACAACTCATGAATAAGGGCGGAATTGCACATCGGCTTATTGCATTTGCAAAAACTCTAGTAGGTTCTCTTCCTGGCGGACTAGCTTTAATAAATGTTATTGGAGCGATGCTAATGGGAGCAATTGCAGGTTCTGCTATGGCTTCGGCGTCTGCTATGGGAAGTATTCTTGGCCCAGAAATGGAAAAAGAAGGTTACTCTAAAGAGTTTGGTGCGGCTGTTAATATTACATCGTCTACAACGGGTTTAATTATTCCACCTAGTAACGTGCTAATTGTATATTCATTAGCTAGTGGTGGAGTCTCTATTGCTGCTTTATTTTTAGCGGGTTATATTCCTGGTATTTTAACAGGATTATTGCTAATGATTGTTGCATCATTTTGGGCAAAAAAGAAAAACTATAAGCGTGGCGAACGTAGTTCGTTAAGACAAGTGTTTAAAACATTTATCGATGCTGTTCCAAGTTTGTTTTTATTAGTAGTTGTTATTGGAGGAATTGTTACAGGTATCTTTACGGCAACAGAAGCTTCAGCAATCGCGGTGTTATATACTATGGTGTTAGGTTTTATTTATAAAGAAATTACGTTTAAGAATTTACCTGAAATTTTATTAGAATCTAGTATCACTACAGCCATTGTAATGTTACTAATTGGTGCGTCTATGACGATGTCATGGGTAATGTCTTACGAGAATATACCACAAGATATTAGTTCGGCACTTTTAGGTGTAAGCGATAACCCAATTATTATATTATTAATTATAAACTTATTACTGTTATTTGTTGGGATATTTATGGATATGACTCCGGCTGTATTAATCTTTACGCCCATATTTTTACCGGTAGTAACTAAATTAGGAATGGATCCAGTTCAGTTTGGAATTATTATGGTGCTAAATTTATGTATTGGTTTATGTACTCCACCTGTAGGCTCCGTGCTCTTTGTTGGAGTAGGTGTGGCCAAAACAACCATTCAGAAGGTAATTAAGCCTTTAATACCGCTGTTTTTAGCCATGATTTTTGCTCTGTTCTTAGTGACGTTCTTCCCAGAACTTACACTTTGGTTACCACGTTTGTTTGATTTATAA
- a CDS encoding two-component regulator propeller domain-containing protein has protein sequence MNKSLCLIAFCFCCNLIFGQFTNLKFENLNTEDGLSSSTCLEVFQDSKGFLWFGTIDGLNKYNGYDFEIFRPVLNDSTSISNNRINAIQEDLQQNLWIGTNNGLNFYNRNTNLFKHIPLYKEAHKLSSTKKIINTLLYDDTKNVIWIGTSNGLIKITLNDDSSQLNNLVPEHFVYSDKDEASIDNNNINSIVKDKDGNIWIETNGDHLNKYNPKTNNFERVFIRHNSPYELNHIPKRLFIDSTNEFWIGNDLSNIIVWNKGSDTFKRLSLAEKSIPIYTFFEGSKGLIWIVTDGSGIFLYDKQKEKLNQIVNNPSDPFSLPGNQVSDVIEDKDGIFWLATYNEGISKLDINKSSFGHYYYQNDKPNGLNEKIVQSVMQDSKDRIWLGAYNGGLNYFDEENNAFIAYKHDPTDPNSLSSNKIMYTFEDLDGDIWVCTLDGGVNKFNPETKRFKTYYHHDKDVSSIGQNSVWTGIQDTSNRVWFGLRDEGLDILDVPTQNFHHFKIGSSNQEGLLSNFVFSLHIDSQNRLLVGTSLGLNYINLDEIGPGIPEYITFYEVDINGISGNRINDITEDEFNNIWLGTDIGLFKLDENLQLEKSYFTSDGLANNLITGVIDDFNNNLWITSRSGLAFLNPKTHSIKNFNTHDGIQGLEFQSKSITRTKNGRILAGGINGFNVFQPEDIKVAIADTLFPMISAVKVNNEYVKSGDISETKELFLDYWQTNLSFEFLALHFKNQDKVKYAYKMDGLDDNYILAKGNRIVNYSNLHPGKFSFLVKATSNDDWDNAPVTSLNITLNSPPWESWWAYTIYSLLFLLALWYINQFFTNRIKDEKEREFDQMKLEFFINVSHEFRTPLTLILNPLDKLVSQYTNPEVVQSSAKSIQRSARRLLYLVNQLLDYRKMEVGMAPLQLQKGDIIKFSNDIYTLFQGLATKKNINYTFTATSDKLYSYFDFDKIEKILTNLISNAIKFTNNGGDIKVSVDKVINQKTGTTRLKKSKTLKNYIEIVVEDTGIGLTKDQVGRVFSRFYNVDVNKTGTGIGLNFCKGLVDLHGGEIFVESEYGVGSKFVVRIPYNKKAEASVVEDVKDEFLINSMKSVEYDMLISEDSQEVVDKESSSMKKEFSKVLIVEDNKELREHLRNELMDRYEIIEAVNGEEGLKKVLKHYPDIVISDVMMPKMDGFELCKRIKSEFETCHIPVILLTARALEEDRIEGYKTGADGYLGKPFNLNVLKARIINLLESKRIIREKFSKLGAVITPTEATSNSIDEAFLEKTTKVIIDNISDTEFKLEHLLKEVGIGRSQFYRKIQSITGQNPSNFIRTIRLKYASDLLLMDKYTIKEVTHMAGFNSAAYFGKTFKDLYNMTPSEYVEKNKPDAPAATDE, from the coding sequence ATGAATAAGAGTTTATGTTTAATTGCTTTCTGCTTTTGCTGTAATCTCATCTTCGGACAATTTACAAACCTAAAGTTCGAAAACCTTAATACAGAAGATGGCCTCTCTAGTAGTACATGTTTAGAAGTGTTTCAGGACAGTAAAGGCTTTTTGTGGTTTGGTACCATCGACGGTTTAAATAAATATAACGGATATGATTTCGAAATATTTAGACCCGTCTTAAACGATTCTACGTCCATAAGTAATAATAGAATTAATGCCATTCAAGAAGATTTGCAGCAGAACCTGTGGATTGGAACGAATAACGGTTTAAATTTTTATAACCGAAATACAAACTTATTTAAACACATTCCTCTTTATAAAGAAGCTCATAAATTAAGCAGTACAAAAAAAATAATTAATACGCTGTTATACGACGATACAAAGAATGTAATCTGGATTGGTACTAGTAACGGTTTAATTAAAATCACTTTAAACGACGATTCGAGTCAGCTTAATAATCTCGTGCCGGAACATTTTGTATATTCAGACAAAGATGAAGCAAGTATAGATAATAACAATATTAATTCTATAGTAAAAGATAAAGATGGTAACATTTGGATAGAAACCAACGGAGATCATTTAAATAAATATAATCCGAAAACAAATAACTTCGAGCGTGTTTTTATAAGGCACAATTCTCCTTACGAACTTAACCATATTCCTAAACGCTTATTTATAGATTCTACTAATGAGTTTTGGATAGGAAACGATTTATCTAATATTATCGTTTGGAATAAAGGTAGCGATACTTTTAAACGTCTATCCTTAGCCGAAAAGAGCATACCTATTTATACGTTTTTCGAAGGATCTAAAGGTTTAATTTGGATTGTTACAGATGGTTCGGGTATCTTTTTATACGATAAACAAAAAGAAAAATTAAATCAAATAGTAAACAACCCTTCAGATCCTTTTTCCTTACCAGGAAATCAAGTGTCTGATGTTATTGAAGATAAAGACGGGATTTTCTGGCTTGCAACCTACAACGAAGGTATAAGTAAGTTAGATATTAATAAATCGAGTTTTGGTCATTATTACTATCAAAATGATAAACCTAACGGGTTGAATGAGAAAATTGTTCAATCGGTAATGCAAGATTCTAAAGACAGAATCTGGTTAGGTGCTTATAATGGTGGATTAAATTATTTTGATGAAGAAAACAACGCATTTATAGCGTATAAACATGATCCTACAGATCCAAATTCTCTAAGTTCAAATAAAATAATGTACACGTTTGAAGATCTAGATGGCGACATTTGGGTGTGTACTTTAGATGGCGGAGTTAATAAGTTTAATCCCGAAACAAAGCGCTTTAAAACCTATTATCATCACGATAAAGATGTTAGTAGTATTGGTCAGAATTCTGTTTGGACAGGTATTCAAGATACAAGCAATCGCGTATGGTTTGGATTAAGAGACGAAGGTTTAGATATTTTAGATGTGCCAACTCAAAACTTTCATCACTTTAAAATAGGCTCAAGTAATCAGGAAGGTTTACTTAGTAATTTTGTGTTTTCTTTACATATAGATTCTCAAAACAGATTGTTAGTAGGGACGTCTTTAGGTTTAAATTACATCAATTTAGATGAAATCGGACCAGGTATTCCTGAATACATAACGTTTTATGAGGTTGATATAAATGGAATCTCGGGAAACAGAATTAATGATATTACCGAAGATGAATTTAATAACATTTGGTTAGGTACAGATATTGGTCTTTTTAAATTAGACGAAAACCTTCAGTTAGAAAAGTCATATTTTACATCAGATGGGTTAGCAAATAATCTAATTACTGGAGTTATTGACGATTTCAATAATAACCTATGGATTACCTCTCGTAGTGGTTTGGCGTTTTTAAATCCGAAAACACACAGTATCAAAAATTTTAATACGCACGATGGAATACAAGGTTTAGAATTCCAAAGTAAATCCATTACGCGTACTAAGAATGGACGTATTCTTGCTGGAGGAATTAACGGGTTTAATGTGTTCCAACCAGAAGATATTAAGGTGGCGATAGCAGATACGTTATTTCCAATGATTTCAGCGGTGAAGGTGAATAATGAGTATGTAAAATCTGGTGATATTTCTGAAACGAAAGAGCTTTTCTTAGATTATTGGCAAACAAATTTATCCTTCGAGTTTTTAGCACTTCATTTTAAAAATCAAGATAAAGTAAAGTACGCCTATAAAATGGACGGCTTAGACGATAATTACATTTTAGCGAAAGGAAATCGTATTGTAAATTACTCGAACTTACATCCAGGGAAGTTTTCATTTTTGGTAAAAGCGACTTCTAATGACGATTGGGATAATGCTCCAGTAACGTCTTTAAATATTACCCTTAATTCTCCACCATGGGAATCGTGGTGGGCATATACTATTTATTCGTTACTTTTTCTTTTGGCACTTTGGTATATAAACCAATTTTTTACAAATAGAATTAAAGACGAAAAGGAACGAGAATTCGATCAGATGAAATTAGAATTTTTCATTAATGTGTCTCACGAATTTCGAACGCCGTTAACTTTAATCTTAAATCCGTTAGATAAATTAGTGTCTCAATACACTAATCCAGAGGTGGTGCAATCGTCTGCTAAATCCATACAGCGTAGTGCCAGAAGGTTGTTGTATTTAGTGAATCAGTTGTTAGATTACCGAAAAATGGAGGTTGGTATGGCACCGCTTCAGTTACAGAAAGGAGATATAATTAAGTTTAGTAACGATATTTATACGTTGTTTCAAGGTTTAGCGACTAAGAAAAATATAAATTATACGTTTACAGCAACATCAGATAAATTGTATTCTTATTTCGATTTCGATAAAATTGAAAAAATTCTAACCAATTTAATTTCTAACGCCATTAAATTCACAAATAATGGTGGAGACATAAAGGTGTCTGTAGATAAAGTTATAAACCAGAAAACAGGTACAACCCGATTAAAAAAATCTAAAACGCTTAAAAATTATATTGAAATAGTTGTAGAAGATACGGGAATAGGATTAACAAAAGACCAAGTAGGTCGTGTGTTCTCAAGATTCTATAATGTAGATGTGAATAAAACCGGAACAGGTATTGGACTAAACTTTTGTAAGGGTTTAGTTGATTTACATGGAGGAGAAATTTTTGTAGAGAGTGAATACGGTGTAGGAAGTAAGTTCGTCGTTAGAATTCCATATAACAAAAAAGCAGAGGCTAGTGTTGTTGAAGACGTAAAAGATGAATTCTTAATCAACTCTATGAAATCTGTAGAGTACGATATGTTAATCTCAGAGGATAGTCAAGAAGTGGTAGATAAAGAATCTTCTAGCATGAAAAAAGAGTTCTCTAAAGTGCTTATTGTAGAAGATAACAAAGAGTTAAGAGAGCATCTTAGAAATGAACTAATGGATCGTTACGAAATTATTGAAGCGGTTAATGGTGAAGAAGGTTTAAAAAAGGTATTAAAACATTATCCAGACATTGTAATTAGTGATGTAATGATGCCTAAAATGGATGGTTTCGAATTATGTAAACGCATAAAATCGGAATTTGAAACTTGTCATATTCCTGTTATTCTATTAACAGCAAGAGCACTTGAAGAAGATCGAATAGAAGGTTATAAAACGGGTGCCGATGGGTATTTAGGTAAGCCATTTAATTTAAATGTATTAAAGGCTAGAATTATTAATCTATTAGAATCGAAACGTATAATTAGAGAGAAGTTCTCTAAACTTGGAGCTGTTATTACGCCAACAGAAGCGACTAGCAATTCTATAGATGAAGCCTTTTTAGAGAAAACAACCAAAGTTATTATAGATAACATAAGCGATACCGAGTTTAAACTAGAGCACTTATTAAAAGAAGTGGGCATTGGCCGTTCTCAGTTTTATAGAAAAATACAGTCTATAACAGGACAAAATCCGAGTAATTTTATTCGTACCATTCGTTTAAAATATGCTTCAGATTTATTGTTAATGGATAAGTACACGATTAAAGAAGTTACTCATATGGCCGGGTTTAATTCTGCGGCTTATTTCGGTAAAACGTTTAAGGATTTATACAATATGACTCCGAGTGAATATGTAGAGAAAAATAAACCGGATGCTCCAGCAGCAACAGATGAATAA